TCGTTTTTACTGAATTTTCCGATACAGCAGATTATTTAGAAAAAAACTTAAAGAAAAATTTGGAGATTGTGTTTTAGTCTATTCTTCCAAATCACCAAATTCCATTAGAAAAGAAATTATAAAGAACTTTGATCCTAATGCTAAAGGGAAAAAAGATGATATAAGAATTCTAATTACTACTGATGTGCTGGCAGAAGGCATTAACCTTCACCGCTCAAATGTAATCGTGAATTATGACATACCATGGAATCCAACAAAAGTATTACAACGTGTAGGAAGGATAAACAGGGTAGGTTCATCCTTTGATAGAATACATATCTATAACTTTTTTCCCGTTGGTGTAACAGAAAAAGAGCTCGGCCTTGAAGCAGCTGCTGTGGCGAAGTTGCAGGCTTTCCATCAGGCTCTTGGTGAGGATGCCAAATATTTGACAGAAGACGAAGAAGTCAATGCACACGGCCTTTTTAACAGAATAAATGAAATAGAAGAAAATGGGGACGGAGAGGAGAAATCATTTATAAAATATGTAAACTTACTAAGGGAGTTACGTGACAGTAAACCAGAAGTTTTTGAAAGGATAAAG
The sequence above is drawn from the Desulfurobacterium indicum genome and encodes:
- a CDS encoding helicase-related protein, encoding MFRYSRLFRKKLKEKFGDCVLVYSSKSPNSIRKEIIKNFDPNAKGKKDDIRILITTDVLAEGINLHRSNVIVNYDIPWNPTKVLQRVGRINRVGSSFDRIHIYNFFPVGVTEKELGLEAAAVAKLQAFHQALGEDAKYLTEDEEVNAHGLFNRINEIEENGDGEEKSFIKYVNLLRELRDSKPEVFERIKKLPKKSRSGRNFRRKMLVTLFKKGCVNNFV